The Methanosarcina acetivorans C2A genome includes the window TAATTGATCATGGGGACTGGGCCAGATACCTCAAAGAAAAAGAGCTGCCTGAGTAAAAGCTGAAAAAATAAATAGATAAATATGTCTGTAGATAAATACCGTCCGCGTAAGGAGTTCCCAATATACCGAAACTTTATTAATAGAGAGTCCTGAAAATGTTCGGTAATGAACAACAACTAAACCATTCTGTTTTGTTGAAAGACGTTAACGGTTAATCACAGATATAGAGCCACGGTTAATCATAGATATAGAGCCACGGTTAATCACAGATATAGAGCCACGGTTAATCATAGATATAGAGCCACGGTTAATCACAGATATAGAGCCACGGTTAATCGCAAATATAGCGTCTGAAGGCTGATTGTAGATATAGAGTTTGGCGGTTAATCATAGATATCGGGTCTAACGGTTAATCGCAGATATGAGAGTCCGTGAAGTTGGAAAGGAGGGCTCGTTAATGAATTTTACAGATATTATTGAGTTTGCAGAAAAACCGCAAATCTATGCGGAAGGGAATGCTGTTATGTGGACGGATGACCACATTTCAAAGAAATTGTTGGATGTTCACCTGAACCCGGATATCGACCTTGCAAGCCGGAGAAGAACGAGTATAAAGAGCACTGCGGACTGGATTTTAAATTCAGTCAATCTGGAAAGAATGAACATTCTTGATCTGGGATGCGGACCCGGATTGTATGCTGAACTCCTGGCAGAAAGGGGACATAAAGTAACAGGTGTCGATTTCTCTAAGAATTCAATCGAATATGCCAGAAGCGAAGCCATAAAGAAAAATCTGGATATAAAATACGTAAACCTGAATTACCTCGAATTGCGTGAAGAAAATAAATATGATCTCGTAATGATGGTTTTTACTGACTTTGGCGTCCTAGTACCAGAGGCAAGAAAGAAGTTGTTGCATAACGTTTACCGGGCTTTAAAACCTGGCGGAACTTTCATTTTTGATGTTTTGAGCGATAAAGACATTGAAATGAAAGTTACTGAGAAATCCTGGGAAGTGGTAGACCATGGCTTCTGGAAAGACAGACCACACCTGATTCTTTCAGACTCCTTTTACTATCCGAAACACAAAGTGATATTGTACCAGCACATCGTAATCGATAATTCTGACAATTTCAATGTATATCGTTTTTGGACTCACTTTTTTAAGTCTGAAGACCTGAAGAAACTGCTGAAACAGGAAGGCTTTGAAAAAATCGAGTGCTATGATAATGTCTTACCGGATATCGATATCTGGAATGGAAATAACGTTATCTTTTGCAAAACAACTAAAAAGTAATTTCAACAGGTTCTCCGAGTGAATCAATTATTTTGGAAATACAACTTTGGAAATATAATTTTGGAAATACAATTATTTTGGAAACGCCGGGAAAAGAACGGTTTGAAAAAAATGAAAAAACCGAAAACAGAAACAAAATGGAAAACAGAAACAAAATGGAAACAGAAACAAAATGGAAACAGAAACAAAATGGAAACAGAAACAAAATGGAAACAGAAACAAAATGGAAAACAGAAACAAAAAGGAAAACAGAAACAAAAAGGAAAACAGAAACAAAAAGGAAAATAGAGCCTTGAAAACTCACAGTTTTCTTAAGAATTCAAGGCTTTTGATCCCTCCTTCAACGGAAGCCATTTCGGTAACAAAGATTCCCTTATAGTTTGAGAGCTTCTCCATAACGTGCTTCCAATCTATATTACCCTCCCCGAGGGGGAGATGTTCATCTTTTTTGCCCATGTTATCATGAATATGCACATGGGAAATTCTGTCTTTCAGCTGGTCCAGAAACTCGTCTATAAGCCTAACAGTGTTGGCATGCCCTACATCGAAGGTGAAACCCACGTTGTGGCTCCCGACGGCATCGAGCATTTCCTGCATTTCGTCAGGGTATTTGCCAAAGATCTTCGGGAAATCGGGCATATTCTCAACAGCTACAATGATCCCGAAATCTGCAGCAAAGTCGCATAATTCCCGGATGGAAGCAAGGTTTGTCATGTAGGCTTGATCTGGCACCTGCACCCCATAAGGAGAGAGATATCCGGGATGTACCACAGCAAGGTTGACATAATTCGAGGCAAGGGTGAGATAATTCTTCATCTGCCTGAGGACTTCTGCACGGATTGAGTCATTCAGGCCTGCGAGGTTCATATCAGAAAAAGGCAAGTGCAGAGTCAGTTCCAGATTGGTGGTTTCATAAATATTCTTCAGGTTCTGAACGGTCTTGCTGCTCAGGCACTGGGACCCTTCCTGTACGATCTCCCAGCCCGTATACCCGTGGTCTTCGAGGTTGTACGCCCACTTAAAAGGATCTTCAACGACCGCACGCGACGAAAAACTGATTCTATGCAGCTGCATGGTGACAATTCATCCCTGTTAATTTTTCTTTGCTAATTTTTCTTTCCTATCCGTCTTTGAATCCGTTTTTGTTAATTCTTCTTTGCTAATTAGCCCGTAGTCATCCCTGTTAATTAGTCCCTTTTAACTCGTCCATTTCTATTAATCCAGTTTAAGTCATCCATTTTGATGTCCCTTTCAGCCATCCCTGATTGACATAAATTTGGGACGGGAACTGAATTATACTTAACTAAACTTCGTAATTAACTGGACTTTAAGGGTTCAGCCCCTTTCCACATAGTCCATTTCCACTTCAACAACCGGTACCCCTTCTTCGGTAAGAGGCAAAAGCCACTCAAAGAGCTTTTCCATCTCCTCAGGAGAGTCTGTTCTGATTACGACTTC containing:
- a CDS encoding class I SAM-dependent methyltransferase, which produces MNFTDIIEFAEKPQIYAEGNAVMWTDDHISKKLLDVHLNPDIDLASRRRTSIKSTADWILNSVNLERMNILDLGCGPGLYAELLAERGHKVTGVDFSKNSIEYARSEAIKKNLDIKYVNLNYLELREENKYDLVMMVFTDFGVLVPEARKKLLHNVYRALKPGGTFIFDVLSDKDIEMKVTEKSWEVVDHGFWKDRPHLILSDSFYYPKHKVILYQHIVIDNSDNFNVYRFWTHFFKSEDLKKLLKQEGFEKIECYDNVLPDIDIWNGNNVIFCKTTKK
- a CDS encoding sugar phosphate isomerase/epimerase family protein, whose amino-acid sequence is MQLHRISFSSRAVVEDPFKWAYNLEDHGYTGWEIVQEGSQCLSSKTVQNLKNIYETTNLELTLHLPFSDMNLAGLNDSIRAEVLRQMKNYLTLASNYVNLAVVHPGYLSPYGVQVPDQAYMTNLASIRELCDFAADFGIIVAVENMPDFPKIFGKYPDEMQEMLDAVGSHNVGFTFDVGHANTVRLIDEFLDQLKDRISHVHIHDNMGKKDEHLPLGEGNIDWKHVMEKLSNYKGIFVTEMASVEGGIKSLEFLRKL